The genome window TAAAGCACATTTCAAACGCACCGGACCTAACTCAATGCCAAGAAGATCGAGCACATCCTCTTTTGTCAGAGCCTTCACCTCATCCAGATTTTTCCCAATGATAGACTCAAGAAGCAAATCTGCCGATGCCTGAGAAATGGCACAACCATGCCCGCTGAACGCGGCTTCGGTAACCCGGTTCTGGTCATCCACGCGCAGGTCAATGCGGATATGGTCACCACAGAGAGGGTTTTCGTCTTCAAAGCGGATATCACAGGGTTCAAGTTCCCCTTTGTAGAGGGGGTTTTTGTACCGCTCAATGATCACTTCACGGTATAAATCATCCATATACGGCTCATCCAAATAGTGAAAGCACTTTTTCCAACCCTGCAACCAGTTTATCTACCTCTTCTTTCGAAGAGTACAAATAAAAACTGGCACGAGTCGTCGCTGGGATGTGGAATTTATCATGCAGAGGCATAGCACAATGATGTCCTGCACGCACAGCAATACCCTCACGGTCCAAAATTTGGGCTACATCGTGAGGATGCACCCCCTGCATTGTAAAAGAGATAACCCCGCCTTTGTAGCGGACTTCGGGACCAAAAAATTTCAATCCGGGCACTTCGGACAATCGTTCCAAAGCATAAGCAGTAATTTCCTGCTCATGCGTATGAATCCAGTCCATACCCACTTCCTGAAGGAAATCCACTGCCGCCCCTAAACCTATGGCTTCCGCTATAGCGGGGGTGCCGGCTTCAAATTTGTGAGGCAAGGAATTCGGCACAAAGTCACGAAGATACACCTTCTTAATCATATCGCCGCCACCTAAGAAAGGTGGCATTTTATCCAGAATTTCCTGCTTTCCATATAAAATGCCAATCCCTGTGGGACCGCACATTTTATGGGCAGAAAAGGCTACAAAGTCTGCATCCAAATCCTGCACATTGACCGGAAAATGAGGAACCGACTGAGCGCCATCCACAAGGGTTAACGCCCCCACCTCATGGGCAAGACGAATGATTTCCTTTGCTGGATTAATCGTTCCCAAGACATTTGACATATGGGTAAATGCCACCAACTTGGGGCGCAAATCCAGCAATTGCCGATATGCATCCAGATCCAGCAGGAAATCTTCCCGAACCGGGATAAACTCCAACCGTAAGCCCTTTTCTGAGGCCAGCATTTGCCAGGGCACCAGATTGGAATGATGTTCCATTTCGGTCAGGATGATCACGTCCCCGGGATGCAAGAACTTTCTTCCCCAGGAATTGGCTACCAGATTAATGGCTTCTGTGGTATTCCGGGTATAAATAACTTCATTTGAAGAAGTTGCGCCGATAAAAGAAGCCACTTTGTCACGAGCCTTTTCATACGCCGCAGTAGCCTCTTCGGCTAAGGTGTGAACGCCCCGATGAATATTGGCATTCATTAACTGGTAAAACCGCTGCATGGTCTCAATGACCTGCAGCGGCTTTTGGGAGGTTGCCGCTGAGTCCAGATAGACCAGCGGCACACCCTTCCGCACTTGCCGATGAAGAATGGGAAACTGTCTCCGAATTTCTTCAACGAGAGGCATAAACTAGAAATCCTTTGTATAGTCTGAGCGTCCAGAGCCCTTCTTTTCTCCAGGAAAACGCACATGAGGTGAATTCACCGGATACCAGAGAATGTGGTCGGGGACCATCCAGCCATCTGTCAGGAAAACATTGGAACGAAATTGAATAGCCACCATTTTGGCATCAACCTGAACAACGATGCCCTTCAGCCAGCCACGCGTGCGCTGGCCACCTTTTTCATGGTCGCAATAAACTTCAACCACGTCCCCGACCTCGTATGTTTTACTGGTCTCAGGCGGTTTCATGTATGAGAACTGTGCCATAGTCCACTTGCTCCTGGCAAAGTTATTAAGCCAGACAATTATACAATATTATCGCCCCATTTGCTCATCAAAGACGCGCATTTTCTCAGCAATAGTGCGCTGGAAGCGCTGGCGCACTCCCTCAAACGGGATGCGTTGCATAATTGGGTCGAAGAAGCCTTCTACAATCAGCCGTTCAGCAAGCGGGCGAGAAATTCCCCGAGCCATCAAATAGAAAATCTGCTCTTCATCGATTTTTCCAACCGTTGCCCCGTGCGTACAGCGAACATCATCTGCCAGAATTTCCAGCCCTGGAATGGAATCTGCGCGGGCTTTGGGGCTAAGCACCAAATTACGGTTAGCCTGATAGCCATCCGTCTTCTGCGCACCTGGAGCAACGTAAATCATGCCCTGCCAGACAGAACGAGATTCCTGAATCAATGCCCCTTTGAAGAGCAAATCGCTGGTGGTATGAGGCGCAAGGTGGTTTTGCTGTGTATCATGGTCGAGATGCTGATCGTGGTCGGTGAAATAGAAGCCAGACATCTTTCCCGTGCTGCCTTCACCCACCAGATCAATTTCTGAGAAGTTTTTCGTTAAGTGACTACCGATAGCGCCAAAAATCCAGTCCAGATGACCATCCCGGTCTACCAGTGCACGCTCATGGGTGAAATTCCAAACATGCTCACCCCAACTCTGTAATTCTACAAAGGTCAATTGAGCCCCATTGCCCACATACAGTTCCACAATTCCGGCGTGAAGGGCTTGCTCCATTTCTGTGGGAGAGGCAAACTCGTGCACATAAGTTGCCGAAGCCCCCTCTTCAAGGTACACGAGGAAATGGGAAATGTATGCCAATCCTGTACCAGGACCCCATAACAGACTATGCAAAGGAGTTTTAAGGTGAACGTTGCGGGGAACGTATAAGAACACCCCTGTGTGTGCCAGCGCACCGGCTAAAGCGGCAAACTTTCCATCAGAAGTGCGGACGGCTTTCCCAAGAATTTTTGTTACCAGAGAAGGATACTCCCGCAAAGCGCTCTGATAATCGGTG of Anaerolinea thermophila UNI-1 contains these proteins:
- the sufD gene encoding Fe-S cluster assembly protein SufD; its protein translation is MAIQETPRIVTRTRRADISKPKEFKFDQNLVDFNLPHPDLIAYRKEAWQNFQTFPMPSVQEEAWRRTDIRGLKADLFRLPREQEYKDLTPPPDELLQPLADGEHGGEIVLLPGKAQVQLDEELKKQGVIFTDYQSALREYPSLVTKILGKAVRTSDGKFAALAGALAHTGVFLYVPRNVHLKTPLHSLLWGPGTGLAYISHFLVYLEEGASATYVHEFASPTEMEQALHAGIVELYVGNGAQLTFVELQSWGEHVWNFTHERALVDRDGHLDWIFGAIGSHLTKNFSEIDLVGEGSTGKMSGFYFTDHDQHLDHDTQQNHLAPHTTSDLLFKGALIQESRSVWQGMIYVAPGAQKTDGYQANRNLVLSPKARADSIPGLEILADDVRCTHGATVGKIDEEQIFYLMARGISRPLAERLIVEGFFDPIMQRIPFEGVRQRFQRTIAEKMRVFDEQMGR
- a CDS encoding aminotransferase class V-fold PLP-dependent enzyme, which translates into the protein MPLVEEIRRQFPILHRQVRKGVPLVYLDSAATSQKPLQVIETMQRFYQLMNANIHRGVHTLAEEATAAYEKARDKVASFIGATSSNEVIYTRNTTEAINLVANSWGRKFLHPGDVIILTEMEHHSNLVPWQMLASEKGLRLEFIPVREDFLLDLDAYRQLLDLRPKLVAFTHMSNVLGTINPAKEIIRLAHEVGALTLVDGAQSVPHFPVNVQDLDADFVAFSAHKMCGPTGIGILYGKQEILDKMPPFLGGGDMIKKVYLRDFVPNSLPHKFEAGTPAIAEAIGLGAAVDFLQEVGMDWIHTHEQEITAYALERLSEVPGLKFFGPEVRYKGGVISFTMQGVHPHDVAQILDREGIAVRAGHHCAMPLHDKFHIPATTRASFYLYSSKEEVDKLVAGLEKVLSLFG
- the sufU gene encoding Fe-S cluster assembly sulfur transfer protein SufU, with the translated sequence MDDLYREVIIERYKNPLYKGELEPCDIRFEDENPLCGDHIRIDLRVDDQNRVTEAAFSGHGCAISQASADLLLESIIGKNLDEVKALTKEDVLDLLGIELGPVRLKCALLSLKVLKAGVYGLGENTDGLVGEEFE